The Halobellus sp. MBLA0158 genome has a window encoding:
- a CDS encoding hybrid sensor histidine kinase/response regulator: protein MRTTTEPVRVLHVDDEPDFADLAATFLEREDERFEIETATSAAEGVDRLAGGDFDCVVSDYDMPGRNGIEFLEEVRAEHPDLPFILFTGKGSEEVASDAISAGVTDYLQKESGTDQYQLLAKRIRDAIEHRYAKTNYREIFEKTPDGIVVHDPEDGSFTDMNAQFAEMFGYDRAELMDAGFEAIHLDEEPYTLERARRLVEEAADEEPQTFEWCNVTKEGECFWVEVHLTLTQLHGQNRVLAVVRDISDRKERERRFEAVFNNTYTFIGLLEPDGTVVEANETALSFVGADRADVLGKPLWETAWVDASEEAKATVREGVTTARTGEFFRDEIRVRGSEEDALIDFSIRPVFDDRGEVTLLVPEGREITDRKEQARKRRQIIDRVTDAIVEVDADWRFRLVNDQAEELYGMEADDLLGEDFWTVFSEAIDTRFEDVFRTVMETRESDSLVEYFPGLDGWFDVQVYPEGDGGLAFYFQEITERREQSRELEQTRALLDHTEQIADVGGWEIDPEAEDVFWTDHLFEILGVAYEDEPPLEEALDVYLEADRSRVEDAIETAQRRGEPFDVDARFRRPDGEVRWLQIKGEPVVEGGSVVALRGAVQDVTARKERERKLERTEARFRALAENFPNGGVHYFDEDLRYRHVAGAGFDAVDIVPADLEGNTIYEVEAYPPAVIETLESVMEATLDGEHEVTELRFEDQTFELRTVPIRDTEPGVRGGFFITQNITDRRRREAALENQNERLERLAKIISHDLRNPLNVAQGHLELAMEESHNGRLDKAAEALDRSQTLIDDLLAFVRSDEQVGEIEPVDLSEFARTCFRSIQTGDATLTARTDQTVRADRTLLQQLLENLYRNAIEHNDEDIAVTVGSLSDGFYVADTGTGIPEDICERVFEIGYSTADRGTGFGLNIVHQIADAHGWEIELTESAAGGARIEITGVEGASTTE from the coding sequence ATGCGAACCACAACTGAGCCGGTCCGCGTGCTCCACGTCGACGACGAGCCGGACTTTGCGGACCTGGCTGCGACGTTTCTGGAGCGCGAAGACGAGCGGTTCGAGATCGAGACCGCGACGAGCGCGGCGGAGGGGGTCGACCGCCTCGCGGGAGGGGACTTCGACTGCGTCGTCTCCGACTACGATATGCCCGGCCGGAACGGCATCGAATTCTTGGAGGAGGTCCGTGCGGAACACCCCGATCTGCCGTTCATCCTGTTTACCGGCAAGGGGAGCGAGGAGGTCGCCAGCGACGCCATCTCGGCGGGCGTCACCGACTATCTCCAGAAGGAAAGCGGGACAGATCAGTACCAACTGCTGGCGAAGCGAATCCGCGACGCGATCGAACACCGCTACGCCAAGACGAACTACCGGGAGATCTTCGAGAAGACGCCCGACGGGATCGTCGTCCACGACCCCGAAGACGGGTCGTTCACCGATATGAACGCACAGTTCGCCGAGATGTTCGGATACGATCGGGCGGAGCTGATGGACGCCGGATTCGAAGCGATCCACCTCGACGAAGAACCCTACACGCTGGAGCGGGCGCGCCGGCTGGTCGAGGAAGCGGCCGACGAGGAACCGCAGACCTTCGAGTGGTGCAACGTCACGAAGGAGGGCGAGTGCTTCTGGGTCGAAGTCCACCTCACGCTGACGCAACTCCACGGGCAAAACCGAGTGCTGGCGGTCGTCCGTGACATCTCCGATCGCAAGGAGCGCGAGCGACGGTTCGAGGCGGTGTTCAACAACACCTACACCTTCATCGGGCTGCTGGAGCCCGACGGCACGGTGGTCGAGGCGAACGAGACGGCCCTCTCCTTCGTCGGGGCGGACCGGGCCGACGTCCTCGGCAAGCCGCTCTGGGAGACCGCCTGGGTCGACGCGAGCGAAGAAGCGAAAGCGACGGTCCGCGAGGGGGTGACCACAGCCCGCACGGGTGAGTTCTTCCGCGACGAGATCCGGGTGCGAGGCTCGGAGGAGGACGCGCTGATCGACTTCTCGATCCGACCCGTCTTCGACGACCGCGGGGAGGTGACGCTTCTCGTCCCCGAGGGGCGCGAGATCACGGATCGCAAGGAGCAGGCACGTAAGCGACGACAGATCATCGACCGGGTGACAGACGCCATCGTCGAGGTCGACGCCGACTGGAGGTTCAGGCTGGTCAACGACCAGGCCGAGGAACTGTACGGGATGGAAGCAGACGACCTCCTCGGAGAGGACTTCTGGACGGTGTTCTCCGAGGCGATCGATACGCGGTTCGAAGACGTGTTCCGGACGGTGATGGAGACCCGCGAGTCCGACTCGCTCGTCGAGTACTTCCCGGGGCTCGACGGGTGGTTCGACGTCCAGGTCTATCCCGAGGGAGACGGCGGTCTGGCGTTCTACTTCCAGGAAATCACCGAGCGTCGGGAGCAATCTCGCGAGCTCGAACAGACGCGGGCGCTCCTCGATCACACCGAGCAGATCGCGGACGTCGGCGGCTGGGAGATCGATCCCGAGGCGGAAGACGTCTTCTGGACCGATCACCTCTTCGAGATCTTAGGCGTCGCGTACGAAGACGAACCGCCGCTGGAGGAGGCGTTAGACGTGTACCTGGAAGCGGACCGCTCCCGTGTCGAAGACGCCATCGAGACGGCACAAAGGCGGGGCGAGCCGTTCGACGTCGACGCCCGGTTCCGACGCCCGGACGGCGAGGTCAGGTGGCTGCAGATCAAGGGCGAGCCGGTCGTCGAGGGCGGGTCGGTCGTCGCCCTCCGCGGCGCCGTCCAAGACGTCACCGCGCGCAAAGAGCGCGAACGGAAGCTCGAACGGACCGAGGCCCGATTCCGAGCGCTGGCGGAGAACTTCCCGAACGGCGGCGTGCATTACTTCGACGAGGACCTGCGGTACCGGCACGTCGCCGGGGCCGGCTTCGATGCGGTCGACATCGTCCCGGCGGATCTGGAGGGCAACACGATCTACGAGGTCGAGGCCTATCCGCCGGCCGTCATCGAGACGCTCGAATCGGTGATGGAGGCGACGCTCGACGGGGAACACGAGGTGACCGAACTGCGCTTCGAAGACCAGACCTTCGAGCTCCGCACGGTACCGATTCGCGATACCGAACCGGGAGTCCGAGGTGGGTTCTTCATCACCCAGAACATCACCGATCGACGGCGCCGAGAGGCCGCGCTCGAAAACCAGAACGAGCGATTGGAGCGGCTCGCCAAAATCATCTCTCACGACCTTCGCAATCCGCTGAACGTCGCACAGGGCCACCTGGAGCTGGCGATGGAAGAGTCCCACAACGGCCGCCTCGACAAGGCCGCGGAGGCCCTCGATCGGAGCCAGACGCTGATCGACGACCTGCTGGCGTTCGTCCGAAGCGACGAGCAAGTGGGCGAAATCGAGCCCGTCGATCTGAGCGAATTCGCCCGGACGTGCTTCCGTAGTATACAGACCGGAGACGCGACCCTCACGGCCCGGACCGACCAAACGGTCCGCGCCGATCGGACCCTCCTGCAACAACTCCTCGAAAACCTCTACCGGAACGCGATCGAGCACAACGACGAGGACATCGCGGTGACGGTCGGATCGCTGTCTGATGGGTTCTACGTCGCGGATACCGGGACCGGAATCCCCGAGGACATCTGCGAGAGGGTGTTCGAGATCGGGTACTCGACCGCCGATCGGGGAACTGGGTTCGGGCTGAATATCGTCCATCAGATCGCCGACGCACACGGCTGGGAGATCGAGCTCACCGAGAGCGCGGCTGGCGGGGCTCGGATCGAAATCACGGGCGTCGAGGGAGCCTCTACGACAGAGTGA
- the gfo6 gene encoding D-xylose 1-dehydrogenase Gfo6: MLPLTDFDRRDWQTTTGGTVRFALVGLGWWTTDVAIPAVADADLCEASVLVSGSRHKARRVADRHDVPHAITYEAFHEGEASDAYDAVYVCTPNVHHLEYAETAAEFGKAVLCEKPMEATVERAERMVEACERADVPLMIAYRMHTDPAVRRARELLGDGFIGDPVSVYGNHTQPLLEMIADPDQWRLDPDRTGYGTSVMDLGIYSINTTRFLLGRDPVAVRARMTSTDEAFADVPDERSSATFRFEDDLHMVTTSSQHAQNDTHLKLTGTEGQIELHPAFQGTCTLRLSRGELRATVEHDDAGAEREMREEFDYFADRILSGAEIYADGRHGLTDMRILAAMYESAERDERIEL, translated from the coding sequence ATGCTGCCGCTGACTGATTTCGACAGGCGGGACTGGCAGACCACGACCGGCGGGACCGTCCGGTTCGCTCTCGTCGGACTCGGCTGGTGGACGACCGACGTTGCGATCCCGGCCGTCGCGGACGCCGACCTGTGTGAGGCGTCGGTACTAGTGAGCGGCTCGCGCCACAAGGCGCGACGCGTCGCCGACCGCCACGACGTCCCCCACGCGATCACATACGAGGCGTTCCACGAGGGGGAAGCGAGCGACGCCTACGACGCGGTGTACGTCTGCACGCCGAACGTCCACCACCTCGAATACGCCGAGACGGCGGCCGAGTTCGGGAAGGCCGTCCTCTGCGAGAAGCCGATGGAGGCCACCGTCGAGCGCGCCGAACGGATGGTCGAGGCCTGCGAACGGGCGGACGTGCCGCTTATGATCGCCTATCGGATGCACACGGACCCGGCGGTCCGACGGGCGCGCGAACTGCTCGGGGACGGATTCATCGGCGATCCGGTGTCCGTCTACGGGAACCACACCCAGCCGCTGTTGGAGATGATCGCCGACCCGGACCAGTGGCGGCTCGACCCCGACCGGACGGGCTACGGGACGTCCGTGATGGACCTGGGAATCTACTCGATCAACACCACCCGATTCCTCCTGGGGCGGGATCCGGTCGCGGTCCGCGCGCGGATGACTTCGACCGACGAGGCGTTCGCGGACGTGCCGGACGAACGGTCCTCGGCGACCTTCCGGTTCGAGGACGACCTCCATATGGTGACCACGTCGAGCCAGCACGCCCAGAACGACACGCACCTGAAGCTCACCGGTACGGAGGGACAGATCGAACTCCATCCCGCGTTCCAGGGGACGTGTACGCTCCGCCTCTCGCGCGGGGAGCTACGCGCTACCGTGGAACACGACGACGCGGGCGCCGAGCGGGAAATGCGTGAGGAGTTCGACTACTTCGCCGATCGGATCCTCTCCGGAGCGGAGATCTACGCCGACGGGCGGCACGGACTGACTGATATGAGAATTCTCGCTGCGATGTACGAGTCCGCCGAGCGGGACGAACGGATTGAACTGTGA
- a CDS encoding mandelate racemase/muconate lactonizing enzyme family protein, with the protein MVDYRQLRDPNAEYTMRDLSAETMGVTNARGGGRDVEITDVQTTVVDGNYPWILVRVYTDAGVVGTGEAYWGGGDAEIIDRMTPFVVGENPLDIDRLYEHLIQKMSGEGSISGKVVSAISGIEIALHDVAGKILEVPAYQLVGGKYRDEVRIYCDLHTENEADPEACAAEAERVVDELGYDAIKFDLDVPSGHEKDRANRHLRGPEIDHKVEIVEAVTEAVGDRADVAFDCHWSFSAGSAKRLLAAVEEYDVWWVEDPIPPENHDVQREVTQSAPQTPVTVGENVYRTHGQRQLITDQAVDILAPDLPRVGGMRETRKIADLAAQFYIPIAMHNVSSPVGTMASAHVAAAIPNSLAVEYHSYELGWWEDLVEEDGLIEEGRMTIPEEPGLGLTLDLDAVAEHMVEGETLFAEA; encoded by the coding sequence ATGGTCGACTACCGACAGCTCCGCGATCCGAACGCCGAGTACACGATGCGGGACCTGTCCGCCGAGACGATGGGCGTGACGAACGCCCGCGGGGGCGGTCGCGACGTCGAGATCACCGACGTGCAGACGACCGTCGTCGACGGCAACTACCCGTGGATCCTCGTGCGGGTGTACACCGACGCGGGGGTCGTGGGCACCGGCGAGGCGTACTGGGGCGGCGGCGACGCCGAGATCATCGATCGGATGACGCCGTTCGTCGTCGGGGAGAACCCCCTCGACATCGACCGCCTCTACGAGCACCTGATCCAGAAGATGTCCGGGGAGGGCTCCATCTCCGGGAAGGTGGTCTCGGCCATCTCCGGGATCGAGATCGCCCTCCACGACGTCGCGGGGAAGATCCTCGAGGTGCCCGCCTACCAGCTCGTCGGCGGGAAGTACCGCGACGAGGTCCGCATCTACTGCGACCTCCACACCGAGAACGAGGCCGACCCCGAGGCGTGCGCCGCCGAGGCCGAGCGCGTGGTCGACGAGCTGGGGTACGACGCCATCAAGTTCGACCTCGACGTGCCCTCGGGCCACGAGAAGGACCGCGCGAACCGCCACCTTCGCGGCCCGGAGATCGACCACAAGGTCGAGATCGTCGAGGCCGTCACCGAGGCCGTCGGCGACCGCGCGGACGTGGCGTTCGACTGCCACTGGTCCTTCTCGGCCGGATCGGCAAAACGCCTCTTGGCCGCCGTCGAGGAGTACGACGTCTGGTGGGTCGAGGATCCGATCCCGCCGGAGAACCACGACGTGCAACGCGAGGTCACGCAGTCGGCGCCGCAGACGCCCGTCACCGTCGGCGAGAACGTCTACCGGACGCACGGCCAGCGGCAACTCATCACCGACCAGGCGGTGGACATCCTCGCGCCCGACCTGCCGCGGGTCGGCGGGATGCGCGAGACGCGGAAGATCGCCGATCTGGCGGCGCAGTTCTACATCCCCATCGCGATGCACAACGTCTCCTCGCCCGTCGGGACGATGGCGAGCGCCCACGTCGCGGCGGCCATCCCGAACTCGCTGGCCGTCGAGTACCACTCGTACGAACTCGGCTGGTGGGAGGACCTCGTCGAGGAGGACGGCCTCATCGAGGAGGGCCGTATGACGATCCCCGAGGAGCCGGGACTGGGGCTGACGCTGGATCTCGACGCCGTCGCGGAGCATATGGTCGAGGGCGAGACGCTGTTCGCAGAGGCGTAG
- a CDS encoding aldehyde dehydrogenase family protein: protein MTKTYHNYVDGEWVGSTTGETFETTNPAAPDEVVAEYPAAGDEDAERAIRAANEAASAWAATPGPERGAILRRAAGILDDRSEELTERLTAEEGKTHAEAGGEVQRAVDIFYYFAEQARDLAGERKAASGPDTNLYTREEPVGVAALITPWNYPIAIPAWKLAPALAAGTTAVLKPASLAPGPAVELFEALDEAGLPDGVANVVTASGSTGSYMVAHEDVDAVSFTGSTAVGTQVYETAVDRGARAQCEMGGKNPTVVAADADPAAAAEIVAAGGFGVTGQACTACSRAIVHEDVHDEFVSELVAAAEPIEIGPGDEYDMGPQVSETELEGTLDYVDVAADDGATLATGGGRPAGDRFGDGYFVEPTVFTDVDRDDRIAQEEVFGPVVAVIEVGDFEEAVAVANDSDYGLSASVVTDDHTTANRFIDEVEAGVAKVNEKTTGLELHVPFGGVKDSSTETWREQGRRGLDFYTLTKTVYDNF, encoded by the coding sequence GTGACAAAGACGTATCATAACTACGTGGACGGGGAGTGGGTCGGATCGACCACCGGCGAGACGTTCGAGACGACGAACCCCGCGGCGCCCGACGAGGTCGTCGCGGAGTACCCGGCCGCCGGCGACGAGGACGCCGAGCGGGCGATCCGGGCGGCGAACGAGGCGGCATCGGCGTGGGCGGCGACGCCCGGCCCCGAGCGCGGGGCGATACTGCGACGAGCCGCGGGCATCCTCGACGACCGTTCGGAAGAACTGACAGAGCGGCTGACCGCCGAGGAGGGGAAGACCCACGCCGAGGCCGGCGGAGAGGTCCAGCGCGCCGTCGACATCTTCTATTACTTCGCCGAGCAGGCCCGCGACCTCGCGGGCGAGCGCAAGGCCGCCAGCGGCCCGGACACCAACCTCTACACCCGAGAGGAGCCGGTCGGCGTCGCGGCGCTCATCACGCCGTGGAACTACCCGATCGCGATTCCCGCCTGGAAACTGGCGCCCGCGCTGGCGGCCGGGACGACCGCGGTCCTGAAGCCGGCGTCGCTCGCGCCCGGCCCCGCGGTGGAGCTCTTCGAGGCGCTCGACGAGGCGGGCCTCCCCGACGGGGTCGCGAACGTCGTCACCGCGAGCGGATCGACGGGCTCGTACATGGTCGCCCACGAGGACGTGGACGCGGTGTCGTTCACCGGCTCGACGGCCGTCGGCACGCAGGTCTACGAGACGGCCGTCGACCGCGGCGCGCGAGCGCAGTGCGAGATGGGCGGGAAGAATCCGACGGTGGTCGCCGCGGACGCCGACCCCGCGGCCGCCGCCGAGATCGTCGCCGCCGGCGGCTTCGGGGTCACCGGGCAGGCCTGCACCGCCTGTTCGCGCGCGATCGTCCACGAGGACGTCCACGACGAGTTCGTCTCCGAGCTCGTCGCGGCCGCCGAGCCGATCGAGATCGGCCCCGGCGACGAGTACGATATGGGCCCGCAGGTGAGCGAGACGGAGTTGGAGGGGACCCTCGACTACGTCGACGTCGCAGCGGACGACGGCGCGACCCTGGCCACGGGCGGCGGGCGACCCGCGGGAGACCGCTTCGGCGACGGCTACTTCGTCGAGCCGACGGTGTTCACGGACGTCGACCGCGACGACCGAATCGCACAGGAGGAGGTGTTCGGCCCCGTCGTCGCCGTCATCGAGGTCGGCGACTTCGAGGAGGCCGTCGCCGTCGCCAACGACTCCGACTACGGGCTCTCCGCGAGCGTCGTGACGGACGACCACACGACGGCCAATCGGTTCATAGACGAGGTCGAAGCCGGCGTCGCCAAGGTGAACGAGAAGACGACCGGACTGGAGCTCCACGTCCCCTTCGGCGGCGTGAAGGACTCCTCGACGGAGACTTGGCGCGAACAGGGACGGCGGGGACTTGACTTCTACACGCTCACCAAGACCGTCTACGACAACTTCTGA
- a CDS encoding fumarylacetoacetate hydrolase family protein — MRYYQLGDADESRLAVRTPDGLYDLTAANADVATYRDLVRAAAIADLNADEIASGIVADAPRIDEAAIEGSVRRPLVPSEVWAAGVTYRISEEARREESAMEQIYVDVYEADRPEVFFKATPSRLVGPGEAVGIRRDSDWDVPEPELGVVLHRGEIVGFTIGNDMSSRSIEGRNPLYLPQAKVYDRCCSIGPCVRSAASLEDPQDLEMWMTIERDGDRLFEESTNTGGMVRSLEELVECYVDHNAVPELSVLLTGTSLVPSEGFTLREGDRIDIGIEGIGSITNPVTVV; from the coding sequence ATGCGATACTACCAGCTCGGCGACGCCGACGAGTCGCGGCTCGCCGTCAGGACGCCGGACGGGCTCTACGACCTGACGGCGGCCAACGCCGACGTCGCGACGTACCGCGACCTCGTCCGGGCCGCCGCCATCGCCGACCTGAACGCCGACGAGATCGCGAGCGGGATCGTCGCCGACGCGCCCCGCATCGACGAGGCGGCGATCGAGGGCTCGGTCCGGCGGCCGCTGGTCCCCAGCGAGGTGTGGGCGGCCGGCGTGACCTACCGGATCAGCGAGGAGGCGCGCCGCGAGGAGAGCGCGATGGAGCAGATCTACGTCGACGTCTACGAGGCCGACCGCCCGGAGGTGTTCTTCAAGGCGACGCCGAGCCGACTCGTCGGTCCCGGAGAGGCCGTCGGGATCCGCCGCGACTCCGACTGGGACGTCCCCGAGCCGGAACTGGGCGTCGTGCTCCACCGGGGCGAGATCGTCGGCTTCACGATCGGCAACGATATGAGCAGCCGCTCCATCGAGGGCCGGAATCCGCTGTACCTCCCGCAGGCGAAGGTCTACGACAGGTGCTGTTCGATCGGCCCGTGCGTCCGTTCGGCCGCGTCGCTGGAGGATCCCCAGGACCTGGAAATGTGGATGACGATCGAACGCGACGGCGACCGCCTGTTCGAGGAGTCGACGAACACCGGCGGGATGGTCCGGTCGCTGGAGGAGCTCGTCGAGTGCTACGTCGACCACAATGCCGTCCCGGAACTGTCGGTCCTGTTGACCGGCACCTCGCTCGTCCCCTCGGAGGGCTTCACGCTCCGGGAGGGAGACCGGATCGACATCGGCATCGAGGGGATCGGCTCGATCACCAACCCGGTCACCGTCGTCTGA
- a CDS encoding outer membrane protein assembly factor BamB family protein, which yields MWTDRRGFLSAISTAAVGLAAGCAAPRTGRSGSHPVTDAVTEWPSFRGHEHNTGYARGVSPTSSDPSTEWTFDAGGAFWGSPIVADGTVFVGCTDANLYALDAATGEERWSYATGGRIEATPAYADGTVYVGSYDTGLYAVDAESGEERWTRELGGLIRGSPTVVDGTVYLGVGCHNLACAWYAEEADVSENGWVYALDAATGDTRWERPVGDEVVSTPAVDDGTVYIGASDETLYALDSETGEVAWMYEASDMIWSSPALAYGTVFVADWDGNVHAVDADSGERVWLAEPFSQYISGSVAVDRDGVYVGDTPYNSLDDPTTYYAEMYKFDRRTGEERWRFETTALEIGSSPVVSDGRLYFGTHSQTEGEGVGVQALTTDGEAEWFMEIGGRGVGASPALIDGTLYFGGTDGRMYALE from the coding sequence ATGTGGACAGACCGACGCGGATTCCTCTCGGCCATATCGACCGCGGCCGTCGGGCTCGCTGCTGGCTGTGCCGCTCCCCGGACCGGGCGCTCGGGATCGCACCCCGTCACCGACGCGGTGACGGAGTGGCCGTCGTTCCGCGGACACGAGCACAACACGGGGTACGCCCGCGGCGTGTCGCCGACGAGTTCGGACCCGTCGACCGAGTGGACTTTCGACGCCGGCGGGGCCTTCTGGGGCAGTCCGATCGTCGCCGACGGCACGGTGTTCGTCGGCTGTACCGACGCGAACCTCTACGCGCTCGACGCCGCGACCGGCGAGGAGCGGTGGTCGTACGCGACCGGCGGGCGCATCGAGGCGACGCCGGCGTACGCCGACGGGACCGTCTACGTCGGCTCCTACGACACGGGCCTGTACGCGGTCGACGCCGAGAGCGGCGAGGAGCGGTGGACCCGCGAACTCGGCGGGCTGATCCGCGGCAGCCCGACGGTCGTCGACGGGACGGTCTACCTCGGCGTCGGCTGTCACAATCTGGCCTGCGCCTGGTACGCCGAGGAGGCCGACGTCTCCGAGAACGGCTGGGTGTACGCGCTCGATGCGGCCACGGGCGACACGCGCTGGGAACGCCCCGTCGGGGACGAGGTCGTGAGCACGCCCGCCGTCGACGACGGGACGGTCTACATCGGCGCCTCCGACGAGACGCTGTACGCGCTCGACTCGGAGACGGGCGAGGTCGCCTGGATGTACGAGGCGTCGGATATGATCTGGTCCAGCCCGGCGCTCGCGTACGGGACGGTCTTCGTCGCGGACTGGGACGGGAACGTCCACGCCGTCGACGCCGACAGCGGCGAGCGGGTCTGGCTGGCCGAGCCCTTCTCGCAGTACATCTCCGGGTCGGTCGCCGTCGATCGGGACGGCGTCTACGTCGGGGACACGCCGTACAACTCCCTCGACGACCCGACGACGTACTACGCGGAGATGTACAAGTTCGACCGCCGGACCGGCGAGGAACGCTGGCGGTTCGAGACCACGGCGCTGGAGATCGGCAGCAGTCCGGTCGTCTCCGACGGCCGCCTGTACTTCGGCACGCACAGCCAGACCGAAGGCGAGGGCGTCGGCGTCCAGGCGCTCACCACGGACGGCGAGGCGGAGTGGTTCATGGAGATCGGCGGCCGCGGCGTCGGGGCCAGCCCGGCGCTGATCGACGGGACGCTGTACTTCGGCGGCACCGACGGTCGGATGTACGCCCTCGAGTAG
- a CDS encoding ABC transporter ATP-binding protein — protein sequence MSLLELDGVHAYYGESHILRGVSMTIDEGEIVTLLGRNGAGKTTTVRSIVGAEPPEVRGGAVRFDGQDITDWEEDDVVMGGIGVVPEERRVFTHLTVEENLKLSKITTGWWNTVRRRARGDGESTMDQAELYELFPRLEERRDQEAGTLSGGEQQMLSIARTLRLPDLDLLLLDEPTEGLAPQIVESVVSSIDEIADRGLTVMIIEQNVRQALKLADRGYVLDQGRIVHEGSVAELRDEDLDQYLVV from the coding sequence ATGAGCCTGCTCGAACTGGACGGCGTCCACGCCTACTACGGCGAGAGCCACATCCTCCGCGGCGTCTCGATGACGATCGACGAGGGCGAGATCGTCACGCTCCTCGGTCGGAACGGCGCGGGGAAGACGACCACGGTCCGGAGCATCGTCGGGGCCGAGCCGCCGGAGGTGCGGGGCGGCGCGGTGCGGTTCGACGGCCAGGACATCACCGACTGGGAGGAAGACGACGTCGTGATGGGCGGGATCGGCGTCGTCCCCGAAGAGCGGCGCGTCTTCACCCACCTGACGGTCGAGGAGAACCTCAAGCTCTCGAAGATCACGACCGGGTGGTGGAACACGGTCCGGAGGCGGGCGCGCGGCGACGGCGAGAGCACGATGGACCAGGCGGAGCTCTACGAGCTGTTCCCGCGGCTCGAAGAGCGGCGCGACCAGGAGGCCGGCACGCTCTCGGGCGGCGAACAGCAGATGCTCTCGATCGCGCGCACGCTGCGGCTCCCGGATCTGGACCTGCTGTTGCTCGACGAACCGACCGAGGGCCTCGCGCCCCAGATCGTCGAGTCGGTGGTCTCCTCGATAGACGAGATCGCCGACCGCGGGCTGACCGTGATGATCATCGAACAGAACGTCCGCCAGGCGCTGAAGCTCGCAGACCGCGGCTACGTCCTCGACCAGGGCCGCATCGTCCACGAGGGCTCGGTCGCCGAACTCAGAGACGAGGACCTCGATCAGTACCTCGTCGTCTGA
- a CDS encoding ABC transporter ATP-binding protein — protein MSLLETRGLTKTFGGLRALSDVNLSVEQGELVSLIGPNGAGKSTLINVITGRLRPSDGDIRYDGQDIVGMDPHEIAQLGVGRTFQTASIFPERTVRENVEIAAHAVEEGSFSVNFFRRRDYFDDVIERTDTVLETIELEDEQELEAKSLPYGDKRRLEVAIGLATGPDLMFMDEPTAGMSPTETEMTVELIEQLREEWGMTICLVEHDMDVIFGVSDRIFVLNEGELIADGTPSEIRENETVREAYLGSDVV, from the coding sequence ATGTCGCTCCTCGAAACCCGGGGCCTCACCAAGACCTTCGGCGGCCTGCGCGCGCTCAGCGACGTCAATCTCTCGGTCGAACAGGGCGAACTCGTCTCGCTCATCGGGCCCAACGGGGCGGGCAAGTCGACGCTGATCAACGTCATCACCGGCCGGCTCCGCCCGAGCGACGGCGACATCCGCTACGACGGACAGGACATCGTCGGGATGGATCCCCACGAGATCGCCCAGCTCGGCGTCGGCCGGACGTTCCAGACGGCCTCGATCTTCCCGGAGCGGACGGTCCGCGAGAACGTCGAGATCGCGGCCCACGCGGTCGAGGAGGGCTCCTTCAGCGTGAACTTCTTCCGGCGACGGGACTACTTCGACGACGTCATCGAGCGAACCGACACCGTCCTCGAGACGATCGAACTCGAAGACGAGCAGGAACTGGAGGCCAAGTCGCTCCCGTACGGCGACAAGCGGCGCCTTGAGGTGGCGATCGGCCTCGCGACGGGACCGGACCTGATGTTTATGGACGAGCCCACCGCGGGGATGTCCCCCACGGAGACCGAGATGACGGTCGAACTGATCGAGCAGCTCCGCGAGGAGTGGGGAATGACGATCTGCCTCGTCGAGCACGACATGGACGTGATCTTCGGGGTCTCCGACCGGATCTTCGTCCTCAACGAGGGCGAGCTCATCGCCGACGGCACGCCCAGCGAGATCAGGGAGAACGAGACCGTCCGCGAGGCCTACCTCGGGAGTGATGTGGTATGA